One stretch of Sphingomonas rosea DNA includes these proteins:
- a CDS encoding winged helix DNA-binding protein — MIDEVGRIARTLTVLSATGKELPYSAETRLPSDGGAETIKPETLRAIMRARRLRGSFFPADLFADPAWDIMLDLYQAELTQYRVPVSSLCIASGVPATTALRWIRTMTERGLLVRRDDPRDGRRVFVEMSPETSAAMRHYFAEVGAFAL, encoded by the coding sequence TTGATCGACGAGGTCGGGCGGATCGCCCGGACCCTCACGGTCCTGAGCGCGACCGGCAAGGAGCTTCCCTATTCGGCCGAGACCCGGCTTCCGAGCGATGGCGGCGCGGAGACGATCAAGCCCGAGACGCTGCGGGCGATCATGCGCGCACGGCGGCTGCGCGGGAGCTTCTTCCCGGCCGACCTGTTCGCGGACCCGGCGTGGGACATCATGCTCGACCTCTACCAGGCGGAGCTGACGCAATATCGCGTGCCGGTGTCGAGCCTGTGCATCGCGTCGGGCGTGCCGGCGACGACCGCGCTGCGGTGGATCCGGACGATGACCGAGCGGGGGCTGCTGGTCCGGCGCGACGATCCGCGCGACGGGCGGCGGGTGTTCGTCGAGATGAGCCCGGAGACGAGCGCCGCGATGCGGCACTATTTCGCGGAGGTTGGCGCCTTCGCGCTGTGA
- the gpmA gene encoding 2,3-diphosphoglycerate-dependent phosphoglycerate mutase: MPTLVLLRHGQSQWNLENRFTGWWDVDLTAQGEAEARAAGALLAARGMDLDRVFTSVQKRAIRTANLALEALDRVWLPMTKDWRLNERHYGGLTGLNKAETIARVGEEQVKIWRRSFDVPPPPLEGDSPYASLQQDRRYAGIDVPATESLKDTIARVLPYFETEIAPALKRGERVLVAAHGNSLRALEKHLSGISDADIIGLEIPTGQPIVYDLDDALKPRDRYYLSER, encoded by the coding sequence ATGCCGACCCTCGTCCTCCTCCGCCACGGCCAGAGCCAGTGGAACCTCGAGAACCGCTTCACCGGCTGGTGGGACGTCGACCTCACCGCGCAGGGCGAAGCCGAGGCCCGCGCCGCCGGCGCCCTGCTCGCCGCCAGGGGGATGGACCTCGACCGCGTCTTCACCTCGGTCCAGAAGCGCGCGATCCGCACCGCCAATCTCGCGCTCGAGGCCCTCGACCGCGTGTGGCTGCCGATGACCAAGGACTGGCGCCTGAACGAGCGCCACTATGGGGGGCTGACCGGCCTCAACAAGGCCGAGACGATCGCCAGGGTCGGCGAGGAGCAGGTCAAGATCTGGCGCCGCAGCTTCGACGTGCCGCCGCCGCCGCTCGAGGGCGACAGCCCCTACGCCTCGCTCCAGCAGGATCGCCGCTACGCCGGCATCGACGTTCCCGCGACCGAGAGCCTCAAGGACACGATCGCCCGCGTCCTCCCCTATTTCGAGACCGAGATCGCCCCGGCGCTCAAGCGCGGCGAACGGGTCCTCGTCGCCGCCCACGGCAACAGCCTGCGTGCGCTCGAAAAGCATCTCTCGGGCATCAGCGACGCCGACATCATCGGCCTCGAGATTCCGACCGGCCAGCCGATCGTCTACGACCTCGACGACGCGTTGAAGCCGCGCGACCGCTACTACCTCTCCGAACGCTGA
- a CDS encoding M14 family metallopeptidase produces MTITVHSAFDAGNIRLVKSDGATLDLEIVDDAGGEFRQWFYYRVSGARGQALNMRITNCGDSAYPLGWPGYQARISTDRESWTLADTSYADGVLTISVTPDTDILWVAYFAPYSMERHHDLIATMAELDEVTHRTLGTSLDGQPIDCLTVGEGPLTVWLYARQHPGESMAEWWMEGALEKLVDYDDPVARALRARCTFHIVPNMNPDGSRRGHLRTNAAGINLNREWHAPSAERSPEVLCVRNAMDEAKPVFAMDIHGDEAIAANFLAGFEGIPSVTDRQQELYHLFANTLERICPDFQTQEGYELSRPGQANMSMSTTQLAERYGCVSMTLEMPFKDHQPMADPVYGWSAERSKALASYCLDALHQILPELEVR; encoded by the coding sequence ATGACCATCACCGTCCACAGCGCGTTCGACGCCGGCAACATCCGCCTCGTGAAGAGCGACGGCGCCACCCTCGACCTCGAGATCGTCGACGACGCCGGCGGCGAGTTCCGCCAGTGGTTCTACTACCGCGTGTCGGGCGCGCGCGGGCAGGCGCTGAACATGCGCATCACCAATTGCGGCGACAGCGCCTATCCGCTCGGCTGGCCGGGCTATCAGGCGCGGATCTCGACCGACCGCGAGAGCTGGACGCTCGCCGACACCAGCTATGCCGACGGCGTCCTCACCATCAGCGTCACGCCCGACACCGACATCCTGTGGGTCGCCTATTTCGCCCCTTATTCGATGGAGCGTCACCACGACCTGATCGCCACCATGGCCGAGCTCGACGAGGTCACCCACCGCACGCTCGGCACCAGCCTCGACGGCCAGCCGATCGACTGCCTGACCGTCGGCGAAGGCCCGCTCACCGTCTGGCTCTACGCCCGCCAGCATCCCGGCGAGAGCATGGCCGAATGGTGGATGGAAGGCGCGCTCGAGAAGCTGGTCGACTATGACGATCCGGTCGCGCGTGCGCTGCGTGCACGCTGCACCTTCCACATCGTCCCCAACATGAACCCCGACGGGAGCCGCCGCGGCCACCTGCGCACCAACGCGGCCGGCATCAACTTGAACCGCGAGTGGCACGCACCCTCGGCCGAGCGCAGCCCCGAAGTCCTCTGCGTCCGCAACGCGATGGACGAGGCGAAGCCCGTCTTCGCCATGGACATCCACGGCGACGAGGCGATCGCCGCCAACTTCCTCGCGGGCTTCGAGGGCATCCCGAGCGTCACCGACCGCCAGCAGGAATTGTACCACCTGTTCGCCAACACGCTCGAGCGCATCTGCCCCGACTTCCAGACCCAGGAAGGCTATGAGCTGTCGCGCCCCGGCCAGGCCAACATGAGCATGAGCACGACCCAGCTCGCCGAGCGCTATGGCTGCGTCTCGATGACGCTCGAAATGCCGTTCAAGGATCACCAGCCGATGGCCGACCCGGTCTATGGCTGGAGCGCCGAGCGGTCGAAGGCGCTCGCCAGCTACTGCCTCGACGCGCTCCACCAGATCCTGCCCGAGCTCGAGGTTCGGTAA
- the hutH gene encoding histidine ammonia-lyase — protein sequence MLLLDPASIDLATLRTLWAGTPARLSDAALSAVDQAAETVARIVAGGETVYGINTGFGLLAQERIPGDRLAELQRNLILSHSCGLGDPAPGAVVRLMIQLKLLGLARGHSGVRRIVVDALQALLDHDALPVIPSQGSVGASGDLAPLAHLTAALMGHGEIAHRGTVRPAAAILSELGLTPLELGPKEGLALINGTQYSTAATLHALFAAERIMGAALVAGALSVDALKGSAKPFDARLSELRGQPGQIRVAAILRDLLEGSAIVASHHRCGRVQDPYSFRCMPQVLGASLDLLHNAARTLVIEAAAVTDNPILFTSPDEAISGGNFHAQPVAFAADTITMALCEIGSLAERRISVLVDPKMSGLPAFLIDDGGVNSGLMIPQVTAAALVAENRAHAFPASVDSIPTSAGQEDHVSMAPIAAHKAQRVARNVAGIVGIELIAGAQGIDYHAPLATSPALAPVHARVRAISPHLGADRMLAGEMASLQAAILDGGFTGDFLLLP from the coding sequence ATGCTCCTTCTCGACCCCGCGTCCATCGACCTCGCCACCCTTCGCACGCTCTGGGCCGGCACCCCCGCCCGGTTGAGCGACGCTGCACTGTCCGCGGTCGACCAGGCCGCCGAGACGGTCGCGCGGATCGTCGCGGGGGGCGAGACCGTCTACGGGATCAACACCGGCTTCGGCCTCCTCGCGCAGGAGCGCATCCCCGGCGACCGGCTCGCCGAGCTGCAGCGAAACCTCATCCTGTCGCACAGCTGCGGCCTCGGCGATCCCGCGCCGGGCGCGGTCGTCCGGCTGATGATCCAGCTCAAGCTCCTCGGCCTCGCCCGCGGTCACTCGGGCGTCCGCCGGATCGTGGTCGACGCGCTCCAGGCCCTGCTCGACCACGACGCGCTGCCGGTCATCCCCAGCCAGGGCAGCGTCGGCGCGTCAGGCGACCTCGCCCCGCTCGCGCACCTCACCGCCGCGCTCATGGGCCATGGCGAGATCGCGCATCGCGGAACCGTCAGGCCCGCCGCCGCCATCCTTTCCGAGCTTGGGCTGACCCCGCTCGAGCTCGGCCCCAAGGAAGGCCTCGCGCTCATCAACGGCACCCAATATTCGACCGCCGCGACCCTCCACGCCCTGTTTGCCGCCGAGCGGATCATGGGCGCGGCGCTGGTCGCCGGCGCACTGTCGGTCGACGCGCTGAAGGGTAGCGCCAAGCCGTTCGACGCCCGCCTCTCCGAGCTTCGCGGACAGCCCGGCCAGATCCGCGTCGCCGCCATCCTCCGCGACCTGCTCGAGGGAAGCGCGATCGTCGCCTCGCACCATCGCTGCGGCCGGGTCCAGGATCCCTACAGCTTCCGCTGCATGCCCCAGGTCCTCGGCGCCAGCCTCGACCTCCTCCACAATGCCGCGCGCACCCTCGTCATCGAGGCCGCCGCCGTCACCGACAATCCGATCCTCTTCACCTCGCCCGACGAAGCGATCTCTGGTGGCAATTTCCACGCCCAGCCGGTCGCCTTCGCCGCCGACACCATCACCATGGCCCTGTGCGAGATCGGCTCGCTCGCCGAGCGCCGCATCTCGGTCCTCGTCGACCCCAAGATGAGCGGGCTGCCCGCCTTCCTGATCGACGATGGCGGGGTGAACAGCGGCCTGATGATCCCGCAGGTCACTGCCGCCGCATTGGTTGCCGAGAATCGCGCCCACGCCTTCCCTGCCTCGGTCGATTCGATCCCGACCTCGGCGGGTCAGGAGGATCACGTCTCGATGGCCCCGATCGCCGCGCACAAGGCGCAGCGCGTCGCCCGCAACGTCGCCGGCATTGTCGGGATCGAGCTCATCGCGGGGGCGCAGGGAATCGACTATCACGCGCCGCTCGCCACCTCGCCGGCGCTGGCGCCGGTCCATGCCCGGGTTCGCGCGATCAGCCCGCATCTTGGCGCCGACCGCATGCTCGCCGGCGAAATGGCCAGCCTTCAGGCCGCGATCCTCGACGGCGGCTTCACCGGCGACTTCCTTCTTCTTCCCTGA
- a CDS encoding winged helix-turn-helix domain-containing protein, which yields MGTTMEEGAQPYIDCGPLRLDLLAYRLRREARSQELTLTEARLLQAMMREPGRVVTRSELEPILPCGGTGERALTAAISRLRRPLAALGCEGCLRAVRGHGYMFAPPA from the coding sequence ATGGGCACGACGATGGAGGAGGGGGCGCAGCCGTATATCGACTGCGGACCCCTCCGCCTCGACCTTCTCGCCTATCGTCTCCGCCGCGAGGCCCGCTCGCAGGAGCTGACCCTGACCGAGGCGCGGCTCCTCCAGGCGATGATGCGCGAGCCGGGGCGGGTCGTCACCCGCTCCGAGCTCGAACCCATCCTTCCCTGCGGAGGCACCGGCGAGCGCGCGCTCACCGCCGCCATCTCGCGCCTCCGCCGGCCGCTCGCCGCGCTCGGCTGCGAAGGCTGCCTCCGCGCCGTCCGCGGCCACGGCTACATGTTCGCGCCGCCGGCCTGA
- a CDS encoding TonB-dependent receptor: protein MNSAFRTTTAILLCGVATPALAAPDVPVAPAATVTAETGTTDAAAQPTGGSNVEVQEIVVTATKRETNLQKTPISISVLGADTIRERRVQSLLDLADGGVPSLRIATFEARQSALTIGIRGIVPLDANQPAREQGVGVYVDGVYLGRQHGLNAALFDVERIEVLKGPQGTLFGRNTEGGALSIVTKSPTGKLEGNVTFGAGNFGAHNAYAHLNLPSFAGIALKLDGIIQHQDPITKNPLAGQAGWGYFDRKGGRVSARIKPLTGITNDFSYDYGLDKNTPFYSQLLNYNPNKCLSGGTNAAPIAIPAGSTCVTPGTAFTSTAGTIRPLLPGVVVNGDTLQRTADIGVPQRKSRDETFGYTNSLRWSVIPELELRSITSWRGVDVEQWDNSGGYHRVPVVNLTAGCAGANCAFSRYSLADLHQRQFSQELQAVGTVGPVDYVGGLFYFNERVSDDAATPNSMGVTAVLTNGVFDPTKAIYAPIPFCQNTNPSTANDIVGVAVRGCNIDRASKVRSRSYAAYGQVTWNATEALHLTVGGRYTVDKKEGALLVSRNIDYRNPANAAIIAANGYKPLDKKWTRFNPLAIVAYDFTPRIHGYLKYATGYRAGGASSRTSDYRAFNPEDVKSYEAGLKTELWERRVRLNVAGYVMNRKGSQVDLSTIQPTATGNFNNLVTFNAPGTTKIRGIEADITVNPVEGLQIGASYAYTYTKIPPVPVTYTAFCTAVTPVPLPNANCTQVGAVANQTTVPQQFYIVFTPRNAASGSIDYKLPVGYRDAALKFHLDANYAQATQAFDQFATKADSSFIVNGRVSLADITVSPGTELTLSLWSRNLFNEQYVYRRDPSNSIPSVQTTSTLQTPNLLAIGGTGSILGDYGNFNMPRTFGFEGTVKF from the coding sequence ATGAACAGCGCATTCCGTACGACGACGGCCATCCTTCTTTGTGGCGTGGCGACGCCCGCCCTCGCGGCGCCCGACGTTCCGGTGGCTCCGGCAGCCACCGTGACCGCCGAGACCGGCACGACGGACGCCGCCGCGCAGCCGACCGGCGGCTCGAACGTCGAGGTCCAGGAAATCGTCGTCACCGCGACCAAGCGCGAGACCAACCTCCAGAAGACCCCCATCTCCATCTCGGTCCTGGGCGCCGACACGATCCGCGAGCGCCGCGTCCAGAGCCTTCTCGACCTCGCCGACGGCGGCGTTCCCTCGCTCCGCATCGCGACCTTCGAAGCGCGGCAGTCGGCGCTCACCATCGGCATCCGCGGCATCGTGCCCTTGGACGCCAACCAGCCCGCCCGCGAGCAGGGCGTCGGCGTCTATGTCGACGGCGTCTATCTCGGCCGCCAGCACGGCCTCAACGCGGCGCTGTTCGACGTCGAGCGGATCGAGGTCCTCAAGGGCCCGCAGGGGACGTTGTTCGGCCGCAACACCGAGGGCGGTGCGCTCAGCATCGTCACCAAGTCGCCGACCGGCAAGCTCGAGGGCAACGTGACCTTCGGCGCGGGCAACTTCGGCGCGCACAACGCTTATGCCCACCTCAACCTGCCGAGCTTCGCGGGCATCGCGCTCAAGCTCGACGGCATCATCCAGCACCAGGATCCGATCACCAAGAACCCGCTCGCGGGCCAGGCCGGCTGGGGCTATTTCGACCGCAAGGGCGGCCGCGTCTCGGCGCGCATCAAGCCGCTCACCGGGATCACCAACGATTTCTCGTACGATTACGGCCTCGACAAGAACACGCCCTTCTACAGCCAGCTGCTCAACTACAATCCCAACAAGTGCCTGAGCGGCGGCACCAACGCCGCGCCGATCGCCATCCCGGCCGGCAGCACCTGCGTCACCCCCGGCACCGCCTTCACCAGCACCGCCGGCACCATCCGCCCGCTGCTCCCGGGCGTGGTCGTCAACGGCGATACGCTCCAGCGCACCGCGGACATCGGCGTGCCGCAGCGCAAGAGCCGCGACGAGACCTTCGGCTACACCAACAGCCTGCGCTGGTCGGTCATCCCCGAGCTCGAGCTGCGCTCGATCACCTCGTGGCGCGGGGTCGACGTCGAGCAGTGGGACAATAGCGGCGGCTACCACCGCGTGCCGGTCGTCAACCTCACCGCCGGCTGCGCCGGCGCCAACTGCGCCTTCAGCCGCTACAGCCTCGCCGACCTCCACCAGCGCCAGTTCAGCCAGGAACTGCAGGCGGTCGGCACCGTCGGCCCGGTCGATTACGTCGGCGGCCTGTTCTACTTCAACGAGCGCGTCAGCGACGACGCCGCCACCCCCAATTCGATGGGCGTGACTGCGGTCCTCACCAACGGCGTGTTCGATCCGACCAAGGCGATCTACGCCCCGATCCCGTTCTGCCAGAACACCAATCCGTCGACCGCGAACGACATCGTCGGCGTGGCGGTCCGCGGCTGCAACATCGACCGCGCGTCCAAGGTCCGCTCGCGCAGCTACGCCGCCTATGGCCAGGTCACCTGGAACGCGACCGAGGCGCTGCACCTCACCGTCGGCGGCCGCTACACGGTCGACAAGAAGGAAGGCGCGCTGCTCGTCTCGCGCAACATCGACTATCGCAACCCGGCCAATGCCGCGATCATCGCCGCCAACGGCTACAAGCCGCTCGACAAGAAGTGGACCCGCTTCAACCCGCTGGCGATCGTCGCCTACGACTTCACCCCGCGCATCCACGGCTATCTGAAATATGCGACCGGCTACCGCGCCGGCGGCGCCAGCAGCCGCACCTCCGACTATCGCGCCTTCAATCCCGAGGACGTGAAGAGCTACGAGGCCGGCCTCAAGACCGAGCTGTGGGAGCGCCGCGTCCGCCTCAACGTCGCGGGCTATGTGATGAACCGCAAGGGCAGCCAGGTCGACCTCTCGACCATCCAGCCCACCGCGACCGGCAACTTCAACAACCTCGTCACCTTCAATGCCCCCGGCACCACCAAGATCCGGGGCATCGAGGCCGACATTACCGTGAACCCGGTCGAGGGCCTGCAGATCGGCGCGTCTTACGCCTACACCTACACCAAGATCCCGCCGGTGCCGGTGACCTACACCGCCTTCTGCACCGCCGTGACCCCGGTGCCGCTGCCGAACGCCAACTGCACGCAGGTCGGCGCGGTCGCCAACCAGACCACGGTGCCGCAGCAGTTCTACATCGTCTTCACGCCCCGCAACGCGGCCAGCGGATCGATCGATTACAAGCTGCCGGTCGGTTATCGTGACGCCGCGCTCAAGTTCCACCTCGATGCGAACTACGCCCAGGCCACCCAGGCGTTCGACCAGTTCGCGACCAAGGCCGACAGCTCGTTCATCGTCAACGGCCGCGTCAGCCTCGCCGACATCACCGTCTCGCCGGGCACCGAGCTGACGCTCAGCCTGTGGTCGCGCAACCTGTTCAACGAGCAGTATGTCTACCGCCGCGATCCGTCGAACAGCATCCCGTCGGTCCAGACCACGAGCACGCTGCAGACGCCGAACCTGCTGGCGATCGGCGGGACGGGCAGCATCCTCGGCGACTATGGCAACTTCAACATGCCGCGCACCTTCGGTTTCGAAGGCACGGTGAAGTTCTAA
- the hutU gene encoding urocanate hydratase — MTDRHDRRDNQRIIRARRGAELTAKSWQTEAAVRMLMNNLDPEVAEDPQSLVVYGGIGRAARNWEAFDRIVATLERLEDDQTLLVQSGKPVGVFRTHADAPRVLLANSNLVPKWATWEHFHALDRAGLMMYGQMTAGSWIYIGTQGIVQGTYETFAEMGRQHYGGDLTGKWILTAGLGGMGGAQPLAAVMAGAHCIAIECQESRIEKRLETRYLDRRAATIDEALEIIRTATEPTSVGLLGNAAELVPEMLARGIRPDAITDQTSAHDPVNGYLPMGWTVAEWIERRESDPEGTAAAARISMARHVEALLSYKAQGIPVFDYGNNIRQEALDTGVTQAFDFPGFVPAYIRPLFCRGVGPFRWVALSGDPEDIYRTDQRVKELIPDDPHLHRWLDMARDRIAFQGLPARICWVGLGQRHRLGLAFNEMVRNGEVSAPIVIGRDHLDSGSVASPNRETEAMKDGSDAVSDWPLLNALLNTASGATWVSLHHGGGVGMGYSQHAGMVIVADGTDAAARRLERVLWNDPATGVMRHADAGYDEAVACARERGLDLPSLG; from the coding sequence ATGACCGATCGACATGACCGCCGCGACAACCAGCGCATCATCCGGGCCCGCCGCGGGGCCGAGCTGACGGCGAAAAGCTGGCAGACCGAGGCTGCCGTTCGGATGCTCATGAACAACCTCGACCCCGAGGTCGCCGAAGACCCGCAGAGCCTCGTCGTCTACGGCGGGATCGGGCGCGCCGCGCGCAACTGGGAGGCGTTCGACCGGATCGTCGCCACGCTCGAGCGGCTCGAGGACGACCAGACCCTCCTCGTCCAGTCGGGCAAGCCCGTCGGCGTCTTCCGCACCCATGCCGACGCCCCGCGCGTCCTGCTCGCCAACTCGAACCTCGTCCCCAAATGGGCGACCTGGGAGCATTTCCACGCGCTCGATCGCGCGGGCCTCATGATGTACGGCCAGATGACCGCGGGCTCGTGGATCTACATCGGCACGCAGGGCATCGTTCAGGGCACCTACGAGACCTTCGCCGAAATGGGCCGCCAGCATTATGGCGGCGACCTCACCGGCAAGTGGATCCTGACTGCCGGCCTCGGGGGCATGGGCGGCGCGCAGCCGCTCGCCGCGGTCATGGCCGGTGCGCATTGCATCGCGATCGAATGCCAGGAAAGCCGGATCGAGAAGCGGCTCGAGACCCGCTATCTGGACCGCCGCGCCGCCACCATCGACGAGGCGCTGGAAATCATTCGCACCGCCACTGAACCGACGAGCGTCGGCCTTCTCGGCAATGCCGCCGAGCTCGTTCCCGAAATGCTCGCCCGCGGCATCCGCCCCGACGCGATCACCGACCAGACCAGCGCGCATGATCCGGTCAACGGCTACCTGCCGATGGGCTGGACCGTCGCCGAATGGATCGAGCGCCGCGAGAGCGATCCCGAAGGCACCGCCGCCGCCGCCCGAATCTCCATGGCTCGGCACGTCGAGGCGCTGTTGAGCTACAAGGCGCAGGGCATTCCCGTCTTCGACTATGGCAACAACATCCGCCAGGAAGCGCTCGACACCGGCGTCACGCAGGCCTTCGACTTCCCCGGCTTCGTTCCCGCCTACATCCGCCCGCTCTTCTGCCGCGGCGTGGGACCGTTCCGCTGGGTCGCGCTGTCGGGCGATCCGGAGGACATCTACAGGACCGACCAGCGGGTGAAGGAGCTCATCCCTGACGATCCCCACCTTCACCGCTGGCTCGACATGGCGCGCGACCGCATCGCCTTCCAGGGCCTGCCCGCGCGCATCTGCTGGGTCGGCCTCGGCCAGCGCCACCGCCTCGGCCTCGCCTTCAACGAGATGGTCAGGAACGGCGAGGTCAGCGCCCCCATCGTCATCGGCCGCGACCACCTCGATTCCGGCAGCGTCGCCTCCCCGAACCGCGAGACCGAGGCGATGAAGGACGGGTCGGACGCCGTCTCCGACTGGCCGCTGCTCAACGCCCTCCTCAACACCGCGAGCGGCGCGACCTGGGTCTCGCTCCATCACGGCGGCGGGGTCGGCATGGGCTACTCGCAGCATGCCGGCATGGTGATCGTCGCCGACGGAACCGACGCGGCCGCGCGCCGGCTCGAGCGCGTGCTGTGGAACGACCCCGCGACCGGGGTCATGCGCCACGCCGACGCCGGCTATGACGAGGCGGTCGCCTGCGCCCGCGAGCGGGGTCTCGACCTTCCTTCGCTTGGCTGA
- a CDS encoding MAPEG family protein has protein sequence MPTEFVMLALLILLALVNILWAGAARTRQYGPEWNMGARDEQVPPLHPFPARLLRAQANLFETLPLFVAALLGAAAVGHLGPLTHWGSIVYVVGRIVYLPLYAAGIPKIRTLVFSISLVGLVMTWWALLFG, from the coding sequence ATGCCCACCGAATTCGTCATGCTTGCGCTCCTGATCCTGCTGGCACTGGTCAACATCCTCTGGGCCGGCGCCGCGCGGACCAGGCAATATGGGCCCGAGTGGAACATGGGCGCGCGCGACGAGCAGGTGCCGCCGCTCCATCCCTTCCCAGCGCGACTGCTTCGGGCGCAGGCCAATCTGTTCGAGACCCTGCCTTTGTTCGTCGCCGCCCTGCTCGGCGCCGCGGCCGTCGGCCACCTCGGCCCGCTCACCCACTGGGGCTCGATCGTCTACGTGGTCGGCCGGATCGTCTACCTGCCGCTCTACGCCGCCGGCATCCCCAAGATCCGCACCCTGGTCTTCTCGATTTCGCTCGTCGGCCTGGTCATGACCTGGTGGGCGCTGCTGTTCGGCTAG
- the hutI gene encoding imidazolonepropionase → MWDRLLTDCHVMTMVPAPGDPLGLIRNAAIGIQDGRIVRVGRRTELAGTRATEVVPLGGAFVTPGLVDCHTHLVFGGTRAAEHAQRRAGASYEEIAAAGGGIASTVRATAAASVTALLAQSRTRLHALMRGGVTTVEIKSGYGLDPASELRLLNVIRTLARSEPVRIEPTLLALHALPPGADREAFVERVIEDLLPTAARLGLATSVDAFCEGIAFTPEETARLFEAAAAAGLPVRLHAEQLSNSNGAALAAHHRALSADHLEHLDEAGARAMAESGTVAVLLPGAFYTLRETRVPPVDLLRRHGVRIAVASDCNPGTSPSLVPQLAMNMACNLFGLSPEEAIVGMTRNAALALGLEQEVGTVEPGKAADLAVWRIAEPAELGYWLGLLPERRIFGGQDSLPQP, encoded by the coding sequence ATGTGGGATCGCCTTCTAACCGACTGCCATGTCATGACCATGGTCCCGGCTCCCGGCGACCCGCTTGGGCTGATCCGCAACGCTGCCATCGGGATCCAGGACGGCCGCATCGTCCGCGTCGGTCGCCGGACCGAGCTTGCGGGCACGCGCGCGACCGAGGTCGTGCCCTTGGGCGGCGCCTTCGTCACCCCCGGCCTCGTCGACTGCCACACCCACCTCGTCTTCGGCGGGACCCGTGCCGCCGAGCATGCGCAGCGTCGCGCCGGCGCCAGCTATGAAGAGATCGCGGCCGCCGGCGGGGGGATCGCCTCGACCGTCCGCGCGACTGCGGCGGCGAGCGTCACCGCGCTCCTCGCCCAGTCCCGTACCCGCCTCCACGCGCTGATGCGCGGCGGGGTCACAACGGTCGAGATCAAGTCGGGCTACGGCCTCGACCCCGCAAGCGAGCTGCGCCTCCTTAACGTCATCCGCACCCTGGCGCGTTCCGAGCCCGTGCGGATCGAGCCGACCTTGCTCGCGCTCCACGCGCTGCCGCCGGGCGCCGACCGCGAGGCCTTCGTCGAGCGCGTGATCGAGGATCTCTTGCCCACCGCCGCCCGCCTCGGCCTCGCGACCAGCGTCGACGCCTTCTGCGAGGGCATCGCCTTTACGCCCGAGGAAACCGCCCGCCTGTTCGAGGCCGCCGCCGCCGCAGGCCTCCCCGTCCGCCTCCACGCCGAGCAGCTGTCCAACTCGAACGGCGCCGCGCTCGCCGCCCACCACCGCGCACTGTCCGCCGACCATCTCGAGCATCTCGACGAGGCCGGCGCCCGGGCCATGGCCGAGAGCGGCACCGTCGCGGTGCTCCTCCCCGGCGCCTTCTACACCCTGCGCGAGACCAGGGTGCCGCCGGTCGATCTTCTGCGCCGCCACGGCGTGCGCATCGCGGTCGCCTCCGACTGCAACCCCGGCACCTCGCCGAGCCTCGTGCCGCAACTCGCGATGAACATGGCGTGCAACCTCTTCGGCCTTTCGCCCGAGGAAGCGATCGTCGGCATGACCCGCAACGCCGCCCTCGCGCTCGGCCTCGAGCAGGAAGTCGGGACCGTCGAACCCGGCAAGGCCGCCGACCTCGCGGTCTGGCGGATCGCCGAACCCGCCGAACTCGGCTATTGGCTCGGCCTCCTCCCCGAACGCCGCATTTTTGGCGGGCAGGACAGTCTTCCCCAACCCTGA